One Roseburia rectibacter DNA window includes the following coding sequences:
- a CDS encoding relaxase/mobilization nuclease domain-containing protein, with product MAYTKIHAIKATVDKAIDYICNPDKTDEQIYVSSYACAPETAAIDFKYTLDHCRENSPNKAYHLIQAFAPGEVSYEEAHRIGKELADKVLEGKYSYVLTTHIDKGHIHNHIIFCAADNIEHNKYHDCKQSYYHIRKLSDELCKEHNLSIIIPGGERGKKYKEWQSEQNGSTWKTQLRRDINFCIKSASTYEDFLLLMRAKGYEIKGESFEESAAKYISFRPLDKERFVRGSMKSLGKEYTKERIRERIEMKRERKSVIPKKDYSARRLIDTSDEKFQSSPGLQQWATIENLKIAAQSYNEVGSLSDLKHQITVKTEAGKSAKQSVVKLEHRMKDPAEIIKYAEQYKTNRSYHIAYKKSKNPDAYFRRYESQLILYGGARRVLEQTGINLKGLNVDKLKAEYQELMKQKNELTSTYKDCEKEVQSLNRKLENLSQYIGQTQPDFTSEQSRKKNNPIL from the coding sequence ATGGCATACACAAAAATCCATGCTATCAAAGCAACCGTTGATAAAGCAATAGATTACATCTGCAATCCCGACAAAACAGATGAGCAAATCTATGTTTCATCTTATGCGTGTGCGCCAGAAACAGCAGCGATTGACTTTAAGTACACCCTTGACCATTGCAGGGAGAACAGTCCTAACAAAGCCTATCATCTGATACAGGCTTTTGCTCCGGGAGAAGTCAGTTATGAGGAAGCTCACCGCATTGGAAAAGAACTTGCTGACAAAGTTTTAGAAGGGAAATATTCGTATGTTCTCACCACACACATTGATAAAGGACATATTCATAATCACATCATATTTTGTGCTGCTGATAACATCGAGCATAACAAATATCACGACTGCAAACAGTCGTATTACCACATTCGGAAACTAAGTGATGAACTATGCAAAGAGCATAACCTTTCCATCATCATTCCGGGTGGTGAACGTGGTAAAAAATATAAAGAATGGCAGTCTGAGCAGAATGGCTCTACTTGGAAAACCCAGCTTAGAAGAGACATCAATTTTTGCATCAAGTCAGCTTCCACATACGAAGATTTCTTACTTTTAATGAGAGCCAAAGGATATGAAATTAAAGGGGAATCTTTTGAAGAAAGTGCTGCCAAATACATCTCTTTCCGTCCTCTGGATAAAGAACGTTTTGTCCGTGGCAGTATGAAATCGCTTGGTAAGGAATACACAAAGGAACGTATCCGGGAACGCATCGAAATGAAGCGTGAGCGAAAATCTGTCATTCCGAAAAAAGACTACTCTGCCCGCAGGCTCATTGATACCTCGGATGAAAAATTCCAAAGCAGTCCCGGACTCCAGCAATGGGCAACTATCGAGAATTTGAAGATTGCTGCACAAAGCTATAATGAAGTTGGTTCTCTCTCCGATCTGAAGCATCAGATTACTGTGAAAACCGAAGCGGGAAAATCTGCCAAACAGAGCGTTGTGAAACTGGAACACCGCATGAAAGACCCTGCAGAAATCATCAAATATGCCGAGCAGTACAAAACCAACCGCTCCTATCACATCGCCTACAAAAAGTCAAAGAACCCAGACGCATATTTCCGCCGATACGAAAGCCAGCTCATTCTATATGGCGGTGCACGACGTGTACTTGAGCAGACTGGGATAAACTTAAAAGGATTGAATGTTGATAAGCTAAAAGCAGAATATCAGGAACTGATGAAACAGAAAAATGAACTGACTTCCACCTATAAAGATTGTGAAAAAGAGGTTCAATCATTAAACCGAAAACTGGAAAATTTGAGCCAATACATCGGTCAGACACAGCCCGATTTTACCTCAGAACAGTCTAGGAAAAAGAATAATCCCATCTTGTAG
- a CDS encoding plasmid mobilization protein yields the protein MANRNRTNPVQFYLSNDEQYILNTKFKASGMKSMSAFLRKLILYGYVYDVDYSYLRNYNTELGRISSSLNQIAKRVNSTGNIYQDDMNEVKELMNKVWHTQKSMLSKQPLIKQ from the coding sequence ATGGCAAACCGAAACCGCACTAATCCGGTGCAATTTTATCTCAGTAATGATGAACAATACATTCTCAATACCAAGTTCAAAGCATCCGGCATGAAAAGCATGTCAGCCTTTTTACGCAAACTGATTTTATATGGATATGTGTATGATGTCGATTACAGTTATCTGCGAAATTATAATACAGAGCTTGGACGAATCAGCTCAAGTCTGAATCAGATTGCAAAGCGGGTAAACAGTACCGGAAACATCTATCAGGACGATATGAATGAAGTAAAGGAGTTGATGAATAAAGTATGGCATACACAAAAATCCATGCTATCAAAGCAACCGTTGATAAAGCAATAG
- a CDS encoding penicillin-binding transpeptidase domain-containing protein translates to MITAVVAFFVWYESVPDVSPEKVLKTYMAHISNREYEQMYEMIDAGISGNISQEDFVKRNSAIYEGIDVDNMKVHITSYDKEQKEICYETSMDTVAGNVTFENKASFILEKGKYKLIWNDSLIFPELDSTDKVKVSSTSAKRGQIIDRNGHLLAGEGVASSIDVVPGELENKNDAISQLAELLEMKTEDIEKKLAAKWVKDDSFVPLKTVPKVNELKLMSIEPDQETLAEKDRQEKLLEIPGVKILDITVREYPLGEAAAHLVGYVQNVTAEDLEEHAGEGYTSNSVIGKSGMEGLFEKELKGQNGCSITIVDSNGNKKKIIVSTIVENGKDIKLTIDSNLQKELYEQFKDDKSCSVAMNQYTGEVLALVSTPSYDNNDFIRGMSSEKWNALNEDENKPMYNRFRQVWCPGSTFKPIIAAIGLTTGAINPNEDYGNEGLSWQKDSSWGSYHVTTLHAYEPVILKNALIYSDNIYFAKAALKIGEGDMESSLTKLGFNEELPFDIKVAKSQFSNTDKIEKEIQLADSGYGQGQILVNPLHMACIYSAFCNEGNMIKPYLTYKEDAIPNVWITAAFTKDAAQMVLEDTKEVINNPHGTGYAACRTDITLAGKTGTAEIKASKEDTTGTELGWFSVFTTDENMDRPIMIISMVEDVKGRGGSGYVVKKDSQVLEKWLSDN, encoded by the coding sequence TTGATTACAGCTGTGGTTGCCTTTTTTGTATGGTATGAAAGTGTACCTGATGTATCACCGGAGAAGGTTCTTAAAACATATATGGCTCATATTTCAAATCGAGAATATGAACAAATGTATGAAATGATTGATGCAGGAATATCTGGGAATATCAGTCAGGAAGATTTTGTAAAACGTAATTCTGCTATTTATGAGGGAATTGATGTAGATAATATGAAAGTTCATATCACATCTTATGATAAAGAACAAAAAGAGATCTGTTATGAAACATCTATGGATACTGTTGCAGGAAACGTAACTTTTGAAAATAAGGCATCATTTATACTGGAAAAAGGCAAATATAAGCTGATATGGAATGATTCTTTGATATTTCCAGAACTGGATTCCACAGATAAAGTAAAAGTGTCTTCAACAAGTGCTAAGAGAGGGCAGATTATAGACCGAAATGGTCACTTGCTTGCAGGCGAGGGAGTGGCTTCTTCTATAGACGTAGTTCCCGGAGAATTAGAGAATAAGAATGATGCTATCAGCCAGTTGGCAGAATTATTGGAAATGAAAACAGAAGATATAGAAAAAAAATTAGCAGCAAAATGGGTAAAAGATGATTCATTTGTACCATTAAAAACAGTTCCAAAGGTGAATGAATTAAAACTGATGTCGATTGAGCCAGATCAGGAAACATTGGCAGAGAAAGACAGACAGGAGAAATTATTAGAGATTCCAGGTGTGAAAATTTTAGATATCACTGTAAGGGAATACCCACTGGGGGAGGCTGCTGCACATTTAGTGGGATATGTTCAAAACGTTACAGCAGAAGATTTAGAAGAACACGCAGGGGAGGGATATACATCGAACAGTGTGATTGGAAAAAGTGGAATGGAAGGATTATTTGAAAAAGAATTAAAGGGACAGAATGGGTGTTCTATTACTATTGTTGATTCAAATGGCAATAAGAAAAAAATCATAGTAAGCACGATTGTAGAAAATGGAAAAGATATAAAACTAACGATAGATTCGAATTTGCAAAAAGAATTATATGAACAATTTAAAGATGATAAGAGCTGTTCAGTTGCTATGAATCAGTATACGGGAGAAGTATTGGCTTTAGTCAGTACACCTTCATATGATAACAACGATTTTATTAGGGGCATGTCAAGTGAAAAGTGGAATGCGCTGAATGAAGATGAGAACAAACCTATGTATAATCGTTTTCGACAGGTCTGGTGTCCAGGCTCTACGTTTAAGCCAATCATAGCTGCTATTGGATTAACAACGGGGGCGATTAATCCTAACGAGGATTATGGAAATGAAGGTTTGAGCTGGCAGAAAGATTCATCATGGGGGTCTTATCATGTAACGACGCTTCATGCCTATGAGCCAGTTATTTTAAAAAATGCTTTGATATATTCAGACAATATTTATTTTGCCAAGGCGGCATTAAAAATTGGTGAAGGAGATATGGAAAGTTCATTGACAAAATTGGGATTCAATGAAGAACTTCCGTTTGATATTAAAGTGGCGAAATCGCAGTTTTCTAACACAGATAAAATTGAGAAAGAGATACAGTTGGCTGATAGTGGGTATGGACAAGGTCAGATTCTTGTAAATCCTTTGCATATGGCTTGTATATATTCTGCATTTTGCAATGAAGGAAATATGATAAAACCATATCTTACATATAAGGAAGATGCGATACCGAACGTTTGGATCACAGCGGCATTTACAAAGGATGCAGCACAGATGGTTTTGGAGGATACAAAAGAAGTCATAAACAATCCTCATGGTACTGGCTATGCAGCATGCAGAACGGATATTACATTGGCTGGAAAAACAGGAACTGCAGAAATCAAAGCGTCAAAAGAAGATACAACAGGAACGGAATTGGGATGGTTTTCTGTTTTTACAACGGATGAAAATATGGATCGTCCTATTATGATTATTAGTATGGTAGAAGATGTAAAGGGAAGAGGTGGAAGTGGTTATGTTGTCAAAAAAGATAGTCAGGTTCTTGAAAAGTGGTTGTCTGATAATTAG
- a CDS encoding DUF6070 family protein has translation MLSKKIVRFLKSGCLIISIGFLMEISGCKGNTEEPVASESVEIVDERKIDDNFINIPIDIYVEAAKNNELTDMETVCKVIKRFGECGYAAVDCENRVDMTQMQSVMDFCDSVENQKEAEVTIIQVSSLGGFSVYHLQTENGVVHVKRCYYGYKDGIMKSEDEGEYQTDYWRYTDDGYLMFSGTYFSEELYVLTLSSAEEHVAFRILPLDAKCRELNEKYLLPIGYELNNMFLVDWNEDDFGELNFYDMFDLLYPKLHNEKFPYVADDNLGIGAVYHIPKTEFENVIMEYFNIDSDKLQKKTIYDYQTQTYEYKPRGFYEIEYPEYPYSEVVGYTEHSDGTITLNVHVVYPYAGDSDVYMHDVTVRLLSDGRVQYVSNYIVSEEENNNITWHTPRLTEDEWNDIYGGQ, from the coding sequence ATGTTGTCAAAAAAGATAGTCAGGTTCTTGAAAAGTGGTTGTCTGATAATTAGTATAGGATTTTTGATGGAAATTTCGGGATGTAAAGGGAATACAGAAGAACCAGTAGCTTCTGAATCTGTTGAAATTGTCGATGAGAGAAAAATAGATGACAATTTTATAAACATTCCGATAGATATTTATGTGGAAGCTGCAAAAAACAATGAACTAACGGATATGGAAACCGTATGTAAAGTCATAAAAAGATTCGGGGAATGTGGATATGCAGCGGTTGATTGTGAAAATCGAGTTGATATGACACAAATGCAAAGTGTGATGGATTTTTGTGATTCGGTAGAGAACCAGAAAGAAGCAGAAGTGACAATTATCCAAGTGAGTAGTTTGGGAGGATTTTCAGTCTATCATTTACAGACAGAAAATGGAGTGGTTCATGTGAAAAGATGTTACTACGGATATAAAGATGGAATTATGAAAAGTGAAGATGAGGGTGAATATCAAACCGATTATTGGAGATATACCGATGATGGATATCTGATGTTTTCTGGAACTTATTTTTCAGAAGAATTGTATGTATTAACATTAAGTTCTGCAGAAGAGCATGTAGCATTTCGTATACTGCCATTGGATGCAAAGTGTCGGGAATTAAATGAAAAATATCTTTTGCCAATAGGATATGAGTTAAATAATATGTTTTTAGTGGATTGGAATGAGGATGATTTTGGAGAACTGAATTTCTATGACATGTTTGATTTGTTGTATCCAAAGTTGCATAATGAAAAATTTCCATATGTAGCAGATGATAACTTAGGCATAGGTGCAGTTTATCATATTCCTAAAACAGAGTTTGAAAATGTAATTATGGAATATTTTAATATCGACAGTGATAAATTGCAGAAAAAAACTATTTACGATTATCAAACTCAAACATACGAATATAAACCAAGAGGATTTTATGAGATAGAGTATCCAGAATATCCATATTCCGAGGTGGTTGGGTATACGGAACATTCGGATGGAACGATTACGCTCAATGTTCATGTAGTATATCCGTATGCAGGAGATTCTGATGTATATATGCATGATGTTACGGTCAGACTGTTATCTGATGGTAGAGTACAGTATGTATCAAATTACATTGTTTCAGAGGAAGAAAATAACAACATTACATGGCATACGCCACGCTTAACCGAAGATGAATGGAATGATATATATGGAGGACAGTAA
- a CDS encoding DUF6070 family protein, protein MEDIKWFIKKFGIIFVILLVMIVSVGIFFEKNVRKSSAEETWEKPVQISDIEFWQEESDYERENEDNSPYWIIPQSKSLLSEEESKNIQNEALTAAELVKVVYKDIVIIDDVPAYASGIDGFTNEQGEQVIKILGKSGYVCVKENVEMQNYDKLQNFYKSYLIGQDTLITVFVVQADGLLGAQTFVYRNEKLQSYYVGIRWREGGEPEILGTSVSDLSEIKFTEKGYFIYTFENPVAHAGLREYWRVKLLPEKCRELTEKYIAGLSYVNYNMLVVNWDSSNVEDILMPCMFEDIYRIYTGKNLKTDNGGIPAEEYEKIMTTYFPVSTEQLRKYCKYNVKSNSYEYDMISASPYPPFGEVVDYTENSDGTITLIVDGVWADYNSDCAFTNRIVVQPFEDGTFRYLANSIEQKELELPVIARMNP, encoded by the coding sequence ATGGAAGATATAAAATGGTTTATAAAAAAGTTTGGAATCATTTTTGTTATCCTCTTGGTGATGATTGTAAGTGTAGGAATCTTTTTTGAGAAGAACGTGAGAAAATCATCAGCAGAGGAAACATGGGAAAAGCCAGTACAGATATCAGATATAGAGTTTTGGCAGGAGGAGTCTGATTACGAGAGGGAAAATGAAGATAATTCGCCGTATTGGATTATTCCACAATCAAAAAGTTTACTGTCTGAAGAAGAGAGCAAAAATATCCAAAATGAAGCACTAACTGCGGCAGAACTGGTGAAGGTGGTATATAAGGATATTGTAATTATAGATGATGTACCTGCCTATGCTTCTGGAATTGATGGTTTTACAAATGAACAGGGAGAACAGGTTATAAAAATACTTGGAAAAAGTGGATATGTATGCGTTAAAGAAAATGTAGAGATGCAAAATTATGATAAATTGCAAAATTTCTATAAAAGTTATCTTATTGGTCAGGATACATTGATAACAGTATTTGTGGTTCAAGCTGATGGATTGCTTGGCGCACAGACATTTGTCTATCGAAATGAAAAGTTGCAAAGTTACTATGTAGGTATTCGATGGAGAGAGGGCGGAGAACCAGAGATACTTGGAACTTCGGTAAGTGATTTGTCAGAAATTAAATTTACTGAAAAAGGATATTTTATTTATACGTTTGAAAATCCAGTTGCGCATGCAGGATTGAGAGAATATTGGAGAGTAAAGTTACTTCCAGAAAAATGCAGAGAACTTACAGAAAAATATATAGCTGGTCTTAGTTATGTAAATTATAATATGCTGGTTGTAAACTGGGATAGCAGCAATGTGGAAGATATATTGATGCCTTGCATGTTTGAGGATATTTATCGAATTTATACAGGGAAAAATTTAAAAACGGACAATGGGGGGATTCCAGCAGAAGAATACGAGAAAATAATGACTACATATTTCCCGGTATCCACGGAACAACTAAGAAAATATTGTAAATATAACGTAAAAAGTAATAGCTATGAATATGACATGATTTCTGCCAGCCCATATCCACCGTTTGGAGAAGTGGTTGATTATACGGAAAACTCTGATGGAACGATTACTCTGATTGTAGATGGAGTATGGGCAGATTATAATTCCGACTGCGCATTTACAAATCGAATTGTGGTTCAGCCATTTGAAGATGGAACTTTTAGATATTTAGCCAATTCTATTGAACAAAAAGAATTGGAATTGCCAGTCATAGCAAGAATGAATCCTTAA
- a CDS encoding DUF6070 family protein, protein MKKRIWFIVLISCLLCGCIRRGRTLDSQLMDSREVDFSEENENNKEDITEQWEKGYDLPINETERKEAEDECKKVLVLISDIYILADKGDAVNPVLDDKTIYKMQDRIKEKGYPVTTMKAYAAMENYKRVEAFLKNCQDEKEGSVVLYELHSDGGIGRDKFIFDGKDMYLISACATWNSNDTYGMSYISYARIKEWKYTEKGWFGYELCVPEPPEVTEIVDGSCLVRIKPMTKEQREMSEKCVQGLGYQGNNLLCSNWDTDHMEKLDYNGMYEYLFAMKYHKAFDAEDYPNGIPKEEFESLIMEYLPVTAEQIREYAEFDEKNQTYYWARLGCLNYAPTFFGTSLPELVNIKENEDGTISLTVEAVCDMVICDDAVITHELIVKFADDGSFQYLGNEILNNGIEEIPAYQYRICKG, encoded by the coding sequence ATGAAAAAGCGTATTTGGTTCATTGTGCTGATCAGTTGTTTATTATGTGGATGTATAAGACGAGGTAGGACATTGGACAGTCAGTTGATGGATAGTAGAGAGGTTGATTTTTCGGAAGAAAATGAGAACAACAAAGAAGATATTACAGAACAGTGGGAAAAAGGTTATGACCTTCCAATAAATGAGACAGAAAGAAAAGAAGCAGAGGATGAGTGTAAAAAGGTTTTAGTGCTTATTTCTGATATTTATATTCTGGCAGATAAAGGGGATGCAGTCAATCCAGTTCTGGATGATAAGACAATCTATAAAATGCAGGATCGCATAAAAGAAAAAGGATATCCGGTTACAACGATGAAAGCATATGCAGCAATGGAAAATTATAAAAGAGTTGAAGCTTTTCTTAAAAACTGTCAGGACGAGAAGGAAGGTTCGGTAGTGCTTTATGAGTTACATTCGGACGGAGGCATTGGCAGAGATAAATTTATTTTTGATGGAAAAGATATGTATTTAATAAGTGCATGTGCTACATGGAACAGCAATGATACCTACGGAATGTCCTATATATCTTATGCAAGGATAAAAGAGTGGAAGTATACAGAGAAAGGATGGTTTGGGTATGAGTTATGTGTTCCAGAACCACCGGAAGTTACCGAGATTGTTGATGGAAGTTGTTTGGTAAGAATAAAACCAATGACTAAGGAACAAAGGGAAATGTCAGAAAAATGTGTACAAGGTCTGGGGTATCAGGGAAATAATCTTTTATGCTCGAATTGGGATACTGACCATATGGAAAAACTGGATTATAATGGAATGTATGAATATCTGTTTGCCATGAAATATCACAAGGCGTTTGATGCCGAGGATTATCCAAATGGAATACCAAAAGAAGAATTTGAGAGTTTGATCATGGAATATCTTCCAGTAACAGCAGAGCAAATACGGGAGTATGCAGAATTTGATGAGAAAAACCAGACATATTATTGGGCACGACTTGGGTGTCTCAATTATGCGCCTACTTTCTTTGGAACGTCTCTGCCGGAGCTTGTCAATATCAAAGAAAATGAGGATGGGACAATCTCATTAACAGTTGAAGCGGTTTGTGATATGGTCATTTGTGATGATGCGGTTATAACCCATGAACTTATAGTAAAGTTTGCTGATGATGGTAGCTTTCAATATTTGGGAAATGAAATCCTTAATAATGGAATTGAGGAGATACCTGCCTATCAATACCGTATTTGTAAAGGGTAA
- a CDS encoding WD40/YVTN/BNR-like repeat-containing protein, which yields MKNFLKIMLCIIGSILVGVIVFVFFISYTANYKKTTCDTSVSPDGKHELVLQAIGEPKFPFGSASGRLVLMEEKDKIAQADFELRNDGGSITSNCWIVTWYENYVKVILSGEEQFDEQIILNFDGTVDMKQLPDTEVAEQENDTSVEYTTKPDSIDLGESNQKNITEQVDKAKKAESWTMDESNGTMYFFLDEQNGWRLVVVDAAAGSRFYVMERTADGGDTWERINEDPFDNQAGVAEGVMFLDDNFGIAGLAGASQSHSTLYITKDGGRSFGEIKLPMSTVTELPESAKEYGFTVEDYDYLNMPQIGATTLIIMVTTDKGDNDGIVFESEDGGGTWKYRGVTQN from the coding sequence ATGAAAAATTTTTTGAAAATTATGCTATGTATCATAGGTTCAATTCTTGTAGGGGTTATAGTTTTTGTATTTTTTATCTCGTATACGGCAAATTACAAGAAGACAACTTGCGATACATCTGTTTCGCCAGATGGAAAACACGAATTAGTACTTCAAGCAATTGGAGAACCAAAATTCCCATTTGGTTCGGCAAGTGGAAGATTAGTTCTTATGGAAGAAAAAGATAAGATAGCTCAAGCCGATTTTGAATTGCGAAATGATGGTGGAAGTATCACAAGTAATTGTTGGATAGTTACATGGTATGAGAACTATGTAAAAGTGATTCTATCAGGAGAAGAACAATTTGATGAGCAGATTATTTTGAATTTTGATGGTACGGTAGATATGAAACAGTTGCCTGATACAGAAGTTGCAGAGCAAGAAAATGATACATCTGTTGAATATACCACGAAGCCTGATAGCATTGATCTGGGAGAATCAAATCAAAAAAATATTACAGAGCAGGTAGATAAAGCGAAAAAAGCAGAAAGCTGGACAATGGATGAAAGTAATGGAACCATGTATTTCTTTTTGGATGAACAGAATGGATGGCGTTTAGTGGTAGTAGATGCGGCTGCTGGAAGTAGATTTTACGTTATGGAACGGACTGCTGATGGCGGTGATACTTGGGAGCGAATTAACGAAGATCCTTTTGATAATCAAGCAGGCGTTGCTGAAGGGGTGATGTTTTTGGATGATAATTTTGGAATTGCAGGACTTGCAGGTGCATCTCAGTCTCATTCTACACTATATATTACAAAAGATGGAGGAAGATCATTTGGTGAGATAAAATTGCCAATGAGTACGGTTACTGAATTACCAGAATCTGCAAAAGAATATGGATTTACAGTAGAGGATTATGATTATTTAAATATGCCTCAAATAGGTGCTACAACATTGATAATAATGGTTACAACAGATAAAGGGGATAACGATGGAATTGTATTTGAATCAGAAGATGGTGGAGGCACATGGAAATATAGAGGGGTAACTCAAAATTAG
- a CDS encoding BlaR1 family beta-lactam sensor/signal transducer has protein sequence MANFMIRFLLCNVFISGIVGILLIAKWVFRNNLSSRMQYNLWLLLLGLLAVPFIPFRLISFPQIFSWLSSVRNSSASHADVGANNVMDTGLSGTTNWMNDFALSVNKDTPSVTGYILLGIWIVGMLAMMILVIKSSLRLRTIKRSALPLQNPEVRRLYNKCLNEMKITRNIPVYSTAFLKSPIIVGFLKPCIYLPIHLISDYHESDMRYMLLHELQHYRHKDAIANYLMNFAGVLYWFNPFVWFALREMRNDREVACDTSVLKMLEEDDYEDYGNTLINFIEKVSFSPFPFAANLSGNMKQMKRRIINIASYEKPTFCKKLKGMTAFILTTVLIMGLTPFISTYAADESRYQWKSYSENISYVDFSKYFGKYEGSFVLYDLRNDVWSIHDIEHATLRVAPDSTYKIYDALFGLEEGVITPEDSFIAWNGENYPFEAWNADQTLQSAMTSSVNWYFQSIDEQLASTNIYNYIQQIGYGNENVSGDLSTYWLESSLKISPVEQVELLMKLQNNSLGFSSENINAVKDSICLSSSNTGKFYGKTGTGRVGGQDVNGWFIGYIEIVNNTYFFATNIGADNNATGSNAAEITMSILSDMNIWTQ, from the coding sequence ATGGCTAATTTCATGATACGCTTTTTATTATGCAATGTATTTATCAGCGGTATCGTTGGAATTCTTTTGATAGCCAAATGGGTATTCAGAAACAACTTGTCCAGCCGGATGCAGTATAATCTATGGTTGCTGTTACTCGGACTTTTAGCAGTGCCTTTTATCCCCTTCCGTCTAATTAGTTTTCCGCAAATTTTCTCATGGCTCAGTAGCGTAAGAAACTCTTCCGCTTCTCATGCCGATGTTGGTGCAAATAATGTTATGGATACCGGTTTATCTGGTACTACAAATTGGATGAATGACTTTGCCCTTTCTGTAAATAAAGACACGCCATCCGTTACCGGATACATTTTATTAGGTATATGGATTGTGGGAATGCTTGCGATGATGATATTGGTAATCAAATCTTCTCTTCGTTTACGCACAATAAAGAGATCTGCGCTCCCCCTTCAGAACCCAGAGGTTCGCAGACTGTATAACAAATGCTTGAATGAGATGAAAATAACAAGGAATATTCCTGTGTACAGTACCGCTTTTTTGAAATCACCTATTATCGTAGGATTTTTGAAGCCATGTATTTATCTGCCAATTCATTTAATCTCAGATTATCATGAATCTGATATGAGATATATGCTATTGCATGAACTGCAACACTACAGACATAAGGATGCCATTGCCAATTATCTTATGAACTTTGCCGGAGTGCTTTATTGGTTTAACCCCTTTGTCTGGTTTGCGCTAAGAGAAATGCGTAATGACAGAGAAGTTGCCTGTGACACTTCTGTTCTAAAAATGCTTGAAGAGGACGATTATGAGGATTACGGAAATACGCTGATCAACTTTATAGAAAAGGTCTCCTTTTCTCCTTTTCCTTTTGCCGCCAACCTTAGCGGAAACATGAAACAAATGAAGCGGCGCATTATCAACATTGCCTCTTATGAGAAACCAACGTTTTGCAAGAAATTAAAAGGCATGACTGCTTTTATACTGACCACAGTTCTAATAATGGGACTTACACCTTTTATTTCTACATATGCAGCGGACGAAAGTCGCTACCAATGGAAATCTTACTCAGAAAATATTTCATATGTAGATTTTTCTAAATACTTTGGAAAATACGAAGGAAGCTTTGTTTTATACGATCTTAGAAATGATGTCTGGAGCATACATGATATAGAACATGCTACGCTACGAGTTGCGCCGGATTCCACTTACAAGATATATGATGCTTTATTTGGATTGGAAGAAGGTGTCATTACACCAGAAGATTCCTTTATTGCATGGAATGGAGAAAACTATCCGTTTGAAGCATGGAACGCTGATCAGACCTTACAGTCTGCGATGACATCCTCTGTTAACTGGTATTTCCAATCAATAGACGAACAACTTGCATCCACTAACATTTACAACTATATTCAGCAAATCGGATATGGAAATGAAAATGTGAGTGGCGATCTCTCCACTTATTGGCTGGAATCCTCCTTAAAGATTTCCCCAGTGGAGCAAGTTGAACTTTTGATGAAACTGCAAAACAATAGCTTAGGTTTTTCTTCTGAAAATATCAATGCTGTAAAAGACTCCATCTGCCTTTCCTCTTCCAATACTGGAAAATTCTACGGAAAAACAGGAACCGGACGTGTAGGTGGACAAGATGTGAATGGCTGGTTTATCGGCTATATCGAAATCGTAAATAATACATACTTCTTTGCTACTAATATTGGAGCCGATAACAACGCTACCGGAAGTAATGCTGCTGAAATAACCATGTCTATATTATCTGACATGAATATCTGGACACAATAA
- a CDS encoding BlaI/MecI/CopY family transcriptional regulator has protein sequence MKNLPQISEAEFEVMKIVWKYAPINTNEITEKLLQTTSWSPKTIQTLIKRLVTKGVLTYEKQSRVFVYTPLVKECEYISQESNSFLNRYYNGDITSMLSAYIENDKLSETEIETLRSLLSKSSKKGGD, from the coding sequence ATGAAGAATTTACCACAAATTTCGGAAGCAGAATTTGAAGTTATGAAAATTGTATGGAAATATGCCCCCATTAACACCAATGAAATAACAGAAAAATTACTACAAACAACAAGCTGGAGTCCCAAAACTATCCAAACGCTCATTAAGCGTCTTGTGACCAAGGGTGTTCTCACTTATGAAAAACAAAGTCGTGTTTTTGTTTACACACCGTTAGTAAAAGAGTGTGAATATATTAGTCAAGAAAGTAATTCTTTCTTGAATCGCTACTATAATGGTGACATTACCTCTATGCTATCTGCATACATAGAAAACGATAAACTGTCTGAAACAGAAATTGAAACACTTCGCTCCCTTCTTTCCAAGAGTTCCAAAAAAGGAGGCGATTAA